ACTTGTATGTGACACAGTTGATCATGTTAACCATTGCGTTGTTTACAAGTTGGCTTCTCACTAATAACGTAGTTGCTTTTTTAAACATCATCGAATTAAGAAATGATCATGTTGTTATAGGTTTAGCTTTTGGTATCATTGTCGTGACGTTTGAACTTTTTTTATTCCGTACATTACCATATTCGTGGTTTGATGATGGGGGGATTAATAATCGTGTTTTTTCTAGAAGACATCCTCTTCATATTGTTGTCTTATCGGCAGTCGTTGCTATTAGTGAAGAAGTTTTATTCCGTGGTGTCATCCAAAGTTATGCCGGTCTGTGGGTAGCGTCGCTTCTATTTACACTGATTCATTTTCGTTATTTGGCCAATCGATT
The Salipaludibacillus sp. LMS25 DNA segment above includes these coding regions:
- a CDS encoding CPBP family intramembrane glutamic endopeptidase, with translation MANDIEADVNRLRRRIKVKKQAEIIKHMSDKELLINLYVTQLIMLTIALFTSWLLTNNVVAFLNIIELRNDHVVIGLAFGIIVVTFELFLFRTLPYSWFDDGGINNRVFSRRHPLHIVVLSAVVAISEEVLFRGVIQSYAGLWVASLLFTLIHFRYLANRFLVIFTVLVSVSLGVLFELTDNLLTVIVAHFIIDCLLGLYIRYFHNKR